From Erigeron canadensis isolate Cc75 chromosome 5, C_canadensis_v1, whole genome shotgun sequence:
tagtgttagacgtGGGTTAGACGCCATTCCTTATAAGGACGGGCCTTAGACAGGGATGTCTTTGAGGTATGGTAAGGAGGGCATTAACTTAAGGCTCCATTTTTAAAGGGGCCTAAAAAATTAGATTTTGTAGCTTaaagtataattatttttattatcttaAGACTATATAACAAATTGAATAATAGAGCAAGTGGGAACCAAATTTTTGAGCCAAGTTAACTTTTACAATTTTTGAGCCCATGTTTCTTCATTTGCCTCGGAACcaaattttttatatcattatcgGAGACCCGGTCTTGCTATTAGACAAGTTTACACACAAGCTAATTATGAGCGTCCATAATAGtaacttagaaaaaaaaaatttatttaatactaATAAGTAGTTTAAAAGCTTCTATAATAGGAAAAGAtagcttttttttaatcaaaatataGATAATCCTCAACTTATTTGATAGAATGACATTTTTTCAAATATTCTCACATTAACTTATAAGTATATTACAGTATAATttaatattgtaaattaatgatatgaaaataataaaaagctaTTGATAGGTCAATGTCATTGAAAATGTTTCAAGATTGATGCATAAGACTATTATAGTGTGTTCTTGAGTTAAAATtaagaaggaaaagaaagtaATTGGAagtaatattaaaagttttgagtttttgagtttttctaATAGAAGAAATGAATTGATGGCAAAGGAAATGGATGGGTTCTTCCCAATACATTTTGACAGTCATGTCTTCCGCCCAATTTTGGCCAGAAAGCAGAGGAAAACAAAGAGGCACaaattacaattactaatataCCCCTTAATCTCTTATAAATAACCTTCCATCTTTTCCCTCCAATAGAACCATctgcttatttttttttgccgCCAAATAGAAGTGCTCTCTTAGACAACCATTCCACTCTCGGATAATCAACTTTTTGCATCTCAATAATCTatctttttcttgattttgcaagttattgttttggtttttttttgcactttttttttcccttccaTTTTAGTTTCAAGAAGTAGATATCTTAATCGGGTCAGTCATATTTTGTACTATCCATTTCGTGCTAATCTTCCCGTTGTACTTTAATGTACCAGATTCACGAACTATTGTTCGTTTATGGCTGAAAAATGTTGTCCTCTGTTAGACGTTAGTTTGTTTGATAGTACTATTTAGTGGCAGCCATCTATTTGTTGTTAGAAAAGCTTTTActtattttcatattatattacATTAGATTTTAAATTTGCAGCCTTTTTGGCCCTTTCATGTTTAGCCGTACAATTATCGCAATAAACACAACAAAGGTCTAGTGGGTTGGGGTGGGTTGGAACTTGGAGCGAACAACAAATGTTACTATCAAAGGCCGCTGAGTTAGATAGTTTACATGTGAGTTCAGATGGAAGGTTCAACAAGGTTAATGAAAACTAGTTTTCTTGAGTTTCACCATAATGGGTTAAAGCGTATAATTGTcaaatgattatttttttttcttttctatcatACTCAAGAACATAAAAGGCTAATATtttcacttcttttctttttatttctataGAACTCGAgacataaaatatataacagttttcatctctttttcattcttttatcttcatttcatttctcatcttttcttttcttttaagaaaaaactcGAGAACACAGTGTTAGGAATAGACCATCCATGGAATGCCCTTCCACCATCTAAAACGCAACACGTGGCACTCACCAATTATAAGAGGCATTCCCCCATTCCCTTAGGGTGGAGGAATGGCCTTTAGAGGCATTtccaatattttttattattttttaaattttgatttataaataaattaaataaaacatactactttttattaaaaacatactttttattaaataaaaaaacaaactactttttattataagaaaaaacaacacactaaaaaacattacataaaaactCGAAATAAAACTAATCAGAGTCGTCGTCGGTGCTAACATACTCTCGAAGATCGGCGAAGGGATCGGCTGCAGGCTCGAAGTCATGTGGTGTGTTCGCCCAAAGATGGTCAACCAAATCTGTCGTCGGCATGTTGTGAGTTTCACGGTTTTTTACGGCATGCAGATTTTGGATACGAACTTCCATTGGAGTTATGCGCCTCCAATAATCTGTATTTAGGCTCGGTTCTTGGTCGTTGTAGTCCTGGCATACGACCTTGTTTTTGTCCTCCAGgatcatgttatgtaaaatGATACAAGCATAACAAACATCCTGGATATTTCTTTTGTCCCAATATAGTGTCGGATGTTTTAGAACCTTCCATCATTTTTTAAGCACACCGAAAGCCCGCTCAATACCCTTTCGTGCTGACTTTTGTTTCTTCTTAAAATGTCTTCTTTTTTCATCGATCGGGTCGGAAAAGGTCTTCACAAATGTAGCATATTCGGGATAGATGTCGTCGCCCAAATAGTATCCCTTCTCGTAATAGTTTCCGTTTGCCCAAAACGAAGCTGCGAATAAAACATTTAGAAGTAAAAACTAGATCGTTTAGAAATAAAACATTTAGAAGTAAAACATTTAGAAGTAAAAACTAGAATAAAACACTTCTCAATACACATATAAAACTGAAAATAAACACTAACCAGTGGGTGCCAATCCGTTTACAATTTATTCAAGAATTGGCGATGCTTCGAACACATTAATATCGTTGTGAGAACCTTGCTGTCCAAAGTACGCATTCCAAATCCATAGATCGTTTGATGCTACAGCCTGAAGGATCAAAGACGGTCTACCCACATGCCCGCTTGTGTAAGTACCTCGCCACGCCGTCGGACACATCTCCCATGGCCAATGCATACAATTTATACTATCGATCGTACCGGGAAAACCAACAACTTGTTCATGAACATCGTATATACGCTGAAGATCGGACGGAGTCGGTCTCCGTAGGTATCTTGCTCCATAAATTTCCCGTATACCTTTTAATGATAAatgttaactttatatatatatatatataactatatataagtatataactatatagagttaatatttatctatatatataagtatatattgtaaaaatatcatTACCAACACAAAAATTTAGGCAAGACCCCCTTGATGTTCGCTCAGACATCTGCAAATACTCGTCAAACAAATCACTATTAACGCCATATGCCAATTGACGAATTGCAGATGTACGCTTTTGTACCCCGGCAAACCCTCTTCGCCCAGCACGGTCATATCTCGTCTGAAAATATGGGTACCTAGCATCCAAATCACGGACTATCCgctcaaataatttttttgacatatgaaacCTTCGTCTGAAAAGTCTCGCATTGTATCGCAGTTCATCAGCAAAGTAGTCACGCATCAAACGAGCATGTGCTTCAATACGATCACGATCAACTGGTACCCCTTCTTCCAATGACTGGGGCAGGTTGTTCGTCAATCTGTCATCTAAGTAATTCGACGACTCAAAGAAGCACGTTCTGTACACGCTCTTCGTAATCGGCAGACCCGTTAGAAGATCCGGATGAGTCATCGGAATCCATATGGTGATTTTTGAGGAGAAtgtgtatgtaattttttttgaaaggaaaaagatagatagatagttgTATATtgatatgtgtatgtatatgtatatatatagagtgtgaaatggtaaaaaaaaaattgaatgttCTTTCCAAGAAAAAACCGGCCATATGGCCACTACCTTCCAAAATGCCAGACGCGTTCAAAATGCAACGGGGCATGCATTTTTACATTTCGGAACGCCCCTCGGGGTCGAACGAGGGCGTTCCCGGGTCGTTACGCACGGATTTTTTTGGTGGGAACGGGCTACTCTGAATGGTTTAATGATTGAGTGCAACTCAACAGTATCAAATTTTGATTAAGCCTCAGTATGAAATGAGCCCCGGTTTAAAACATCATACGCATGGAATGAAGAGATGAAGAGGATGATACTAACGATGATGTAAAGTAGGTTTTTTAGTTGTTATaactatattaaatttttaatgttaatatctatttgaagtttttatgattgattttgattttgtttatgcggtttaaaatacataaaagtgCATAAAACACTTGAAAACAACCGGCAAGTTGCAAATATGATAGTATGATAGCAAAGAATTACACATCCCCTTTAGTAACGACATGCTTAAAATGGTAATAGACATCCACCTCACCTAGCCCACCTTTGGTGGATATATCTGACGGAAATTATATGTTTTCCGCTCATCATATGTTGCATAAAAAATGTTTAACATGTACATTTAACCTAATTTGTACAATTTTCATGTATctattgatttgtttttttatataccgATGTTTTTGTTTATTCCAGACCATTGTACTTCTCAAACGTTTCTTTCAAGtgaataaaactataaatgtgTCTGTATTAGGCCATTGTTGGAAACCAGAATGACATCGTTTTTGTTGCAAAATGGACTTACAAGAACATGATTTAAAAGTTCTAATGACATCGAAAAGCCTAACAAAAAAAGGGTTTTTCTATAGGTACATAATTAATCATGATTAATGCATTATACTTTCcttttataattaatacttaaaattaataacttGTTGGAATATATTAAAGACCAATATTAATTGTCACCAATTTAATACAATACGGGTGCATATATTGAGAACTCATGTCAAAGTTTTGTAACATATACAAATGCATTGAAAATTTCTAAAATAATAATCCACTAATCATGTTAGTAGTATTTTTAATCAGATTATAGCCATGattcaaatgaaaaattgtcttaaaatatttactttttggtaacaaagtaattttttacattttattttattttcttacaaTAGTTTGCATCAACTATTTTCAATTTAGTATTAACTTTAAGCAATATTATCTATGTATACCACCCAAACTTCAATTTATCATGTAGATGAAAAAGTTTTACAAATATTAATGAAGTTTTTCTTTAAAGAGATTCGTAATTCAACagagaaaaatgaaattaaataacaTCAGGTTTGATATTTTGAATATGCTAAGTTTTTATGGAGTATAATGTTATTCAAATACATGTCATAATTTGTAGATGTTTGTAGAAAAGTAAATactataacttattaaaaaaaccctttaagaaactttttaaactaaagatatcaaataaattatattattataaccaTCATATTAAAAGAATTACAATTTGAATTTAAGCTACAATAGACAAATCTTAATATCAAATGGAAAAAATAACAAACGGAATAATGCAGTAAATGGGATTGGTATTTTATATAATCCCTAATAAagagaataaaattaaaaaattaagcataaTTTTTGTTCCTAAAATATCTTTACTTAAGCATAAAACTTTCACATATCATTCTTTTCtattctctctaatcattacaaACTCTCATCGACCTTATATCAATCTCCGCCGCCGCCCTCCTTCCCCACCGCCTCTCTTTATATTATCATCGCCTTTTAGCCGCCGCAATGCGCTGATATTATGCTCGTTTTAATATATTCCAACAAGTTATTAAAATTaagtataatttataaatggaAACTATAAATCATTAATTATGATTAAGTATATGCCTATTGGGCACATtgtagaaaaaccaaaaaaaaatgatgtcccaaaataaacaaatcaaagAAATATTTAAGACTTTATAGACATTAAACACTTTATAATTATGCACATTACTCAGTGGGAAAATATTATGATGTTccttttatttaacaataattataaattaattcgATATATAGATACTTCACACATGCTACCCGTTAAATGGGTTTGGACAAAAACGGTCTGTGCGAATTAGGTGATCGTTTTCAAGGATATCCAATCACACTTTTTAGTTTGGTCATTTTCCAACTCAACTAACACTAAAAAGGTTTTTTTGTTTGTCTTCTAGAATTCTATGATCACATAATCAGAATTCAGGAAACAAATACCTTCGGGttttaaaaccaattcaaaAACCTAATAGCTT
This genomic window contains:
- the LOC122601587 gene encoding uncharacterized protein LOC122601587, whose amino-acid sequence is MTHPDLLTGLPITKSVYRTCFFESSNYLDDRLTNNLPQSLEEGVPVDRDRIEAHARLMRDYFADELRYNARLFRRRFHMSKKLFERIVRDLDARYPYFQTRYDRAGRRGFAGVQKRTSAIRQLAYGVNSDLFDEYLQMSERTSRGSCLNFCVGIREIYGARYLRRPTPSDLQRIYDVHEQVVGFPGTIDSINCMHWPWEMCPTAWRGTYTSGHVGRPSLILQAVASNDLWIWNAYFGQQGSHNDINVFEASPILE